A region of Panicum virgatum strain AP13 chromosome 8N, P.virgatum_v5, whole genome shotgun sequence DNA encodes the following proteins:
- the LOC120686442 gene encoding ubiquitin thioesterase OTUB2-like, whose translation MAFKNLIKKVKRWKHVSSSRSYRRQRLLEFFSGYGTTNDIFSFLRIVAAVWICSHSEQFEPSIPELSEDLTLRDWCFREVIQHKVYTDHVQITALVTALGVPLRVEYLSQAEGLDLYTGGQDDTPRCGCWPGHAIVIMKCPV comes from the exons ATG GCATTTAAGAATTTGATAAAGAAAGTAAAGAGATGGAAGCATGTATCAAGCAGTCGCAG CTATCGCAGACAGAGACTTCTTGAGTTCTTCAGCGGTTATGGCACGACAAATGACA TTTTTTCTTTCCTCAGAATAGTAGCAGCTGTCTGGATATGCTCGCACAGTGAACAGTTTGAACCAAGTATACCTGAACTCAGCGAAGATTTAACCCTCAGAGAT TGGTGCTTCCGCGAAGTTATCCAGCATAAAGTCTACACAGATCATGTTCAGATAACTGCATTAGTCACCGCGCTCGGGGTGCCACTCCGAGTGGAGTACCTCTCGCAAGCAGAAGGCCTAGACCTCTACACTGGTGGCCAAGATGATACGCCAAGATGTGGATGCTGGCCTGGCCACGCCATCGTCATCATGAAGTGCCCCGTGTGA
- the LOC120686441 gene encoding ubiquitin thioesterase OTUB2-like isoform X2, with protein MGKLKCCSDENSIVMEPHVHHEIIPMPGIIPHYNLLKMVAGRELFHTNALNLQHAYYGFRPVHGDGECFYRNFIFSYLEQVLDRQDAHEERRLLAVVKGLARKHARLALTSEFSRTHKAFKNLIKKVKRWKHVSSSRSYRRQTLLEFFSGYDTTNDIFSFLRIVAAVWICSHSEQFEPSIPELSEDLTLRDWCFREVIQRKVYTDHVQITALVTALGVPLRVEYLSQAEGLDLYAGVQEDTPRCGCWPRHRHHEVPRVIHSDHESLKHIRSQGKLNRRHAKWVEFIESFPYVIKHKKGKENIIADALSRRYTLLT; from the exons ATGGGAAAGCTAAAGTGTTGCTCCGATGAAAACTCTATAGTAATGGAACCTCATGTGCATCACGAG ATAATCCCCATGCCCGGGATCATTCCGCATTACAATCTCCTCAAAATGGTTGCTGGACGAGAACTATTTCATACAAATGCACTGAACCTTCAACATGCCTATTATGGATTTAGGCCAGTGCATGGAGATGGAGAGTGTTTCTACAGGAACTTCATATTCTCTTACCTT GAGCAAGTTCTTGATAGGCAGGACGCACATGAGGAACGTCGTCTTCTTGCTGTTGTTAAAGGACTGGCTAGGAAACATGCGCGCCTTGCATTGACCTCCGAATTTTCCAGGACCCACAAG GCATTTAAGAATTTGATAAAGAAAGTAAAGAGATGGAAGCATGTATCAAGCAGTCGCAG CTATCGCAGACAGACACTTCTTGAGTTCTTCAGCGGTTATGACACGACAAATGACA TTTTTTCTTTCCTCAGAATAGTAGCAGCTGTCTGGATATGCTCGCACAGTGAACAGTTTGAACCAAGTATACCTGAACTCAGCGAAGATTTAACCCTCAGAGAT TGGTGCTTCCGCGAAGTTATCCAGCGTAAGGTCTACACAGATCATGTTCAGATAACTGCATTAGTCACCGCACTCGGGGTGCCACTCCGAGTGGAGTACCTCTCACAAGCAGAAGGCCTAGACCTCTACGCTGGTGTCCAAGAGGATACGCCAAGATGTGGATGCTGGCCACGCCATCGTCATCATGAAGTGCCCCGTGTTATACATTCTGATCATGAATCTTTGAAGCATATTCGTAGTCAAG GAAAGCTGAACCGTAGACATGCTAAGTGGGTCGAATTTATTGAATCTTTTCCTTATGTCATCAAACACAAGAAGGGGAAAGAGAATATAATTGCTGATGCGTTGTCTAGGAGATATACTTTGTTGACATAG
- the LOC120686441 gene encoding ubiquitin thioesterase OTUB2-like isoform X1: MGKLKCCSDENSIVMEPHVHHEIIPMPGIIPHYNLLKMVAGRELFHTNALNLQHAYYGFRPVHGDGECFYRNFIFSYLEQVLDRQDAHEERRLLAVVKGLARKHARLALTSEFSRTHKAFKNLIKKVKRWKHVSSSRSYRRQTLLEFFSGYDTTNDIFSFLRIVAAVWICSHSEQFEPSIPELSEDLTLRDWCFREVIQRKVYTDHVQITALVTALGVPLRVEYLSQAEGLDLYAGVQEDTPRCGCWPRHRHHEVPRVIHSDHESLKHIRSQGKLNRRHAKWVEFIESFPYVIKHKKGKENIIADALSRRYTLLT, encoded by the exons ATGGGAAAGCTAAAGTGTTGCTCCGATGAAAACTCTATAGTAATGGAACCTCATGTGCATCACGAG ATAATCCCCATGCCCGGGATCATTCCGCATTACAATCTCCTCAAAATGGTTGCTGGACGAGAACTATTTCATACAAATGCACTGAACCTTCAACATGCCTATTATGGATTTAGGCCAGTGCATGGAGATGGAGAGTGTTTCTACAGGAACTTCATATTCTCTTACCTT GAGCAAGTTCTTGATAGGCAGGACGCACATGAGGAACGTCGTCTTCTTGCTGTTGTTAAAGGACTGGCTAGGAAACATGCGCGCCTTGCATTGACCTCCGAATTTTCCAGGACCCACAAG GCATTTAAGAATTTGATAAAGAAAGTAAAGAGATGGAAGCATGTATCAAGCAGTCGCAG CTATCGCAGACAGACACTTCTTGAGTTCTTCAGCGGTTATGACACGACAAATGACA TTTTTTCTTTCCTCAGAATAGTAGCAGCTGTCTGGATATGCTCGCACAGTGAACAGTTTGAACCAAGTATACCTGAACTCAGCGAAGATTTAACCCTCAGAGAT TGGTGCTTCCGCGAAGTTATCCAGCGTAAGGTCTACACAGATCATGTTCAGATAACTGCATTAGTCACCGCACTCGGGGTGCCACTCCGAGTGGAGTACCTCTCACAAGCAGAAGGCCTAGACCTCTACGCTGGTGTCCAAGAGGATACGCCAAGATGTGGATGCTGGCCACGCCATCGTCATCATGAAGTGCCCCGTGTTATACAT TCTGATCATGAATCTTTGAAGCATATTCGTAGTCAAGGAAAGCTGAACCGTAGACATGCTAAGTGGGTCGAATTTATTGAATCTTTTCCTTATGTCATCAAACACAAGAAGGGGAAAGAGAATATAATTGCTGATGCGTTGTCTAGGAGATATACTTTGTTGACATAG